Proteins from a single region of Salvelinus fontinalis isolate EN_2023a chromosome 15, ASM2944872v1, whole genome shotgun sequence:
- the LOC129811298 gene encoding serine/arginine-rich splicing factor 5-like: MSGCRVFIGRLSPHARERDVEKFFKGYGRIREVNLKNGFGFVEFDDHRDADDAVYELNGKELCSERVTIEHARSRRGRGGGPGMGGGGGGGGSGRFSPRFSSYRQGSGGHSGGSSRYGPPVRTEHRIIVENLSSRISWQDLKDLMRKAGEVTFVDAHRTNKNEGVVEFASHSDMKNAIDKLDGTDLNGRKLKLSEDRKSRHSRSRSRGSRSYSRSRSRSPRSKSRSRSHNRSRSPRSRSDSRTPEKKPSSGVGGRAAHRSQSRSRSPAPRSRTPPPRSRSRTPPPVSPVPARKQSPSRSRSPSVESQH; the protein is encoded by the exons ATGAGTGGATGTCGTGTGTTTATCGGTCGTTTGAGCCCCCACGCCCGTGAGAGGGACGTGGAGAAATTCTTCAAGGGATATGGACGGATCCGAGAAGTAAATTTGAAGAACGGATTCGGCTTTGTG GAGTTTGATGACCACAGAGATGCGGATGATGCCGTATACGAGCTGAATGgcaaggaactctgtagtgaaAG GGTGACGATAGAGCATGCCCGCTCCAgaagagggaggggtggtggacCAGGGATGGGGggtggtggcggtggtggagGAAGCGGACGCTTCTCACCTCGTTTCAGCAGCTACCGCCAGGGTTCTGGTGGTCATAGTGGTGGCTCCAG TAGGTAtggtcccccggtgcgaacagAGCACCGAATCATCGTGGAAAACCTGTCGTCACGAATCAGTTGGCAG GACCTGAAAGACCTGATGAGGAAAGCCGGAGAAGTCACCTTTGTGGATGCACACAGAACCAACAAGAATGAAGG GGTGGTGGAGTTCGCATCACACAGTGATATGAAGAACGCCATTGATAAGCTGGACGGAACAGACTTGAATGGACGCAAGTTGAAACTGTCTGAGGATCGCAAGAGCCG CCACAGCAGGAGTCGTTCCCGTGGCTCTCGTAGCTACTCCCGGTCCCGTAGCCGTTCCCCCCGCTCCAAGTCCCGTAGCAGGAGTCATAACCGCTCCAGGAGCCCCCGATCTCGCTCGGACAGCCGTACCCCGGAGAAGAAGCCTTCCTCTGGGGTAGGGGGTAGGGCTGCACATCGCTCTCAGTCCCGTTCCAGATCCCCTGCCCCTCGCTCCCGTACCCCTCCCCCACGCTCCCGTTCCCGCACGCCTCCTCCCGTTTCCCCTGTCCCGGCCCGGAAGCAGTCTCCGTCCCGGTCTCGCTCCCCCTCGGTTGAGAGCCAGCACTGA